From Echinicola soli, a single genomic window includes:
- a CDS encoding 5' nucleotidase, NT5C type — protein sequence MKKKIVYIDMDNVLVDFPSGIDRLDNETREAYSGRMDEVPGIFSKMDPYPLAIESVQKLADKFDLYILSTAPWLNPTAWIDKVKWVHKHFGNKEEDLFYKRLILSHNKHLNIGDYLIDDRPNNGAKDFSGEWLHFGSDKLPNWESITDYLLEVQVDRISK from the coding sequence ATGAAGAAAAAAATTGTTTACATAGACATGGATAATGTGCTCGTGGACTTTCCTTCAGGGATAGACAGGCTGGACAACGAGACGAGGGAAGCTTACTCAGGCAGAATGGATGAAGTCCCTGGTATATTTTCAAAAATGGATCCTTATCCATTGGCGATCGAATCGGTACAAAAATTGGCAGATAAATTCGATTTGTATATACTTTCAACTGCTCCTTGGCTCAACCCAACCGCATGGATAGATAAAGTAAAATGGGTACACAAGCATTTTGGAAATAAAGAAGAAGACCTGTTTTACAAAAGATTGATCCTTTCCCACAACAAGCACCTCAACATAGGGGACTACCTTATAGATGACCGCCCTAACAATGGAGCAAAGGATTTTAGTGGAGAATGGCTGCACTTTGGAAGCGACAAGCTTCCAAACTGGGAATCGATTACTGATTATTTATTAGAGGTTCAAGTTGATCGTATTTCCAAGTAA
- a CDS encoding porin family protein, giving the protein MTPVYKFIVLCLLLTGTTTLAHAQLSVGFRGGISYSGMSYRPTVAIPKKKVHGVKSKPVYGIAIEHYFKDHAGVELDIQYLTTGYVEYNDDETLSNETELDYLKIPLLSSFYFGRTGRFHIKMGPHFGYLLNATDVRREFESNNADLPILPTYGQPGDDPKKFMYGLTAGAGISKVFGKSTIVAEVRASYELGRPESQDRIFDMSVTNLEFTVSYLFQVMERK; this is encoded by the coding sequence ATTACACCTGTCTATAAATTTATCGTTCTCTGCCTGCTGCTGACAGGAACGACAACATTGGCACATGCCCAACTTAGCGTGGGCTTCCGTGGGGGAATTTCTTACTCCGGCATGTCATATCGACCTACAGTGGCCATTCCAAAGAAAAAGGTCCATGGGGTAAAGAGCAAGCCGGTTTACGGCATTGCGATCGAGCACTACTTTAAGGACCATGCAGGAGTGGAGCTGGATATCCAATACTTGACTACCGGCTACGTCGAATACAATGATGATGAAACGCTCTCTAACGAAACTGAACTGGATTACCTAAAAATCCCTCTTCTATCCAGTTTCTATTTTGGAAGGACAGGAAGATTCCATATTAAAATGGGCCCCCACTTTGGTTACTTGCTAAACGCTACTGATGTAAGGAGGGAATTCGAATCAAACAATGCTGACCTGCCTATTTTACCTACCTACGGCCAGCCAGGAGATGATCCCAAGAAATTTATGTATGGACTTACTGCCGGTGCTGGTATTTCCAAGGTTTTTGGCAAAAGTACCATCGTCGCTGAAGTAAGGGCTTCTTATGAACTGGGCAGGCCGGAAAGCCAAGACCGGATTTTTGATATGTCCGTCACTAACCTGGAATTTACGGTTTCCTACCTCTTCCAAGTGATGGAGAGAAAGTAA
- a CDS encoding SOS response-associated peptidase: protein MIVFPSKKHPYQFYLPERDVFTFAGLWSKCVLPDKSEYYSFTILTTNPNRLTSEVHDRMPVILSEEDSKYWMDMDQNPNDLLELLTPYPADAMDAYEISMVINNVRNEGEESLCRL from the coding sequence TTGATCGTATTTCCAAGTAAAAAGCACCCTTATCAATTTTATTTACCCGAGCGTGATGTTTTCACTTTTGCCGGACTTTGGTCAAAATGCGTGCTCCCTGATAAATCCGAGTATTATTCCTTTACCATACTAACTACCAACCCAAATAGGTTGACTAGTGAGGTTCATGACCGGATGCCAGTAATCCTTTCCGAAGAAGATTCAAAATATTGGATGGATATGGACCAAAATCCCAACGACCTATTGGAACTACTTACTCCCTACCCAGCCGATGCCATGGATGCATACGAAATTTCTATGGTCATTAATAATGTTAGAAATGAAGGGGAGGAATCATTATGTCGTTTATGA
- the gltX gene encoding glutamate--tRNA ligase gives MNKEVRVRFAPSPTGALHIGGVRTALYNYLFAKKNQGKFLLRIEDTDQTRFVKGAEEYIKEALEWIGITPDESPWKEGPHGPYRQSERKPLYMQYAMDLVDKGHAYYAFDTSEELDAMRERLTAARVVSPQYNSITRTQMKNSLTLPEDEVKSRLESGDPYVIRLKVPRKEEIRLNDMIRGWVMVHSNTLDDKVLMKSDGMPTYHLANIVDDHLMGITHVIRGEEWLPSAPIHVLLYRYLGWEDTMPQFAHLPLLLKPDGNGKLSKRDADKNGFPIFPMDWTDPRTGDFSQGFRQAGYFPDAFVNFLAFLGWNPGDNQELFSMEELINAFSVERIGKSGTKFDINKAKWFNEQYLKAKSNHDLAQYLIEDLKKENIEILQAKAEQIVAIMKERATFPGDLWKEGRFMLIAPTEFDEKVADKKWNDDVVTVLTAYKASLGKFEGEFSPQSAKSMLESAAESQEIKLGKVMQAVRLAVTGVGAGPDLMEIFTIIGKNELIKRIDFALNTLEVKAK, from the coding sequence ATGAATAAAGAAGTACGCGTTCGTTTTGCCCCATCTCCCACAGGAGCCCTTCATATTGGCGGTGTCCGCACGGCCCTATACAATTACCTTTTTGCCAAGAAAAATCAGGGGAAGTTTCTTCTGAGGATAGAAGATACTGACCAGACGAGGTTTGTAAAGGGTGCGGAGGAATACATCAAAGAGGCATTGGAATGGATTGGGATCACTCCAGACGAAAGCCCTTGGAAAGAAGGACCCCATGGCCCTTACAGGCAATCTGAGCGAAAGCCCCTTTATATGCAGTACGCGATGGACCTTGTGGATAAAGGTCATGCGTATTATGCTTTTGATACTTCCGAAGAACTCGATGCCATGCGGGAGAGGCTTACTGCAGCGAGGGTGGTTTCCCCTCAGTACAATTCGATCACCAGAACCCAAATGAAAAATTCCCTCACACTTCCAGAAGATGAGGTGAAATCCCGGTTGGAATCAGGTGATCCCTATGTGATCCGCCTAAAGGTTCCAAGAAAAGAAGAAATCCGTCTAAATGACATGATCCGTGGCTGGGTAATGGTGCATTCCAATACCTTGGACGACAAAGTGCTGATGAAATCTGACGGCATGCCTACTTACCACCTTGCCAATATCGTAGATGACCATCTGATGGGAATCACGCATGTAATTCGTGGAGAGGAATGGCTGCCTTCTGCACCTATTCACGTTTTATTGTACAGATACTTGGGATGGGAAGACACTATGCCGCAGTTTGCACACCTTCCACTACTGCTAAAACCTGACGGTAATGGCAAACTCTCCAAGAGAGATGCCGATAAGAATGGCTTCCCTATTTTCCCAATGGACTGGACCGATCCTCGTACGGGAGATTTCTCCCAGGGATTTAGGCAAGCAGGTTATTTCCCGGATGCATTTGTGAACTTTCTGGCCTTCTTGGGTTGGAATCCCGGCGATAACCAAGAACTCTTCAGCATGGAAGAACTGATCAATGCATTCTCCGTGGAGCGCATCGGTAAATCAGGAACGAAATTTGATATCAATAAAGCCAAATGGTTTAACGAACAATACCTTAAGGCAAAGTCAAACCATGATCTGGCACAATACCTGATCGAAGACCTGAAGAAGGAAAACATCGAAATCCTCCAGGCCAAAGCCGAACAAATCGTGGCCATTATGAAAGAGAGGGCCACTTTCCCAGGAGATCTTTGGAAGGAAGGACGTTTCATGCTGATCGCTCCTACTGAATTTGACGAGAAAGTAGCGGATAAAAAATGGAATGATGATGTCGTGACCGTACTTACGGCCTACAAGGCGTCCCTTGGTAAATTTGAAGGAGAATTTAGCCCTCAAAGTGCCAAATCAATGCTGGAATCTGCTGCGGAAAGCCAAGAAATAAAGCTTGGAAAAGTAATGCAGGCAGTGCGTCTGGCTGTCACGGGAGTGGGTGCCGGCCCTGACCTGATGGAGATTTTTACCATTATTGGTAAAAATGAGTTAATCAAAAGGATCGATTTTGCGTTAAATACCTTAGAGGTCAAAGCAAAGTAA
- a CDS encoding ADP-ribosylglycohydrolase family protein, giving the protein MSFEEKLNKYQGCLLGGAVGDALGAPIEFLSQGHILDRFGQMGVTDYVEFGNGTGEFTDDTQMTLFTAEGLLRAKHRAMLKGIGGALHQITYHSYLRWLETQHFPRQGNSINPQQLSTGWLINQKGLYTRRAPGNTCLLALASGKTGTINKPINDSKGCGTIMRMAPVGLTFSDDAVKAFEEGCHLSAITHGHPSGYLSGGFFAALIAYLTQGKSLLESIQLCTGILEEWEKHTEVKQAVQTVLICHNQGISADLKPEDIAQFGEGWVAEEALAISLYCALRYPSNFDKGVIAAINHGGDSDSTGSLTGNILGLINGLGGIPEPWKQKLKYADIVLDMGKDLAIGIKGNSYEEDEDWWERYPGF; this is encoded by the coding sequence ATGTCATTTGAAGAAAAGTTGAACAAGTACCAAGGATGTTTGCTTGGTGGAGCGGTGGGTGATGCCCTGGGTGCTCCTATAGAATTTTTGTCCCAGGGACATATTCTTGATCGATTTGGTCAAATGGGGGTTACGGACTATGTAGAATTTGGTAATGGAACGGGAGAATTCACTGACGACACCCAGATGACATTATTTACTGCAGAAGGGCTTTTGAGAGCCAAGCATAGGGCCATGCTAAAAGGAATCGGTGGGGCTTTGCACCAAATCACCTACCATTCTTACCTAAGGTGGCTGGAAACCCAGCACTTTCCTCGTCAGGGCAATTCCATCAATCCACAACAATTGTCCACTGGATGGCTAATTAACCAAAAGGGACTTTATACCCGAAGGGCTCCCGGAAACACTTGTTTATTGGCCTTGGCCAGCGGAAAAACAGGAACTATCAACAAGCCTATCAATGACAGCAAAGGCTGCGGAACAATCATGCGAATGGCACCGGTGGGATTGACTTTTTCTGATGATGCGGTCAAAGCTTTTGAGGAAGGATGTCACCTCTCTGCAATCACCCATGGCCACCCAAGCGGCTATTTGAGCGGAGGCTTTTTCGCTGCATTGATTGCTTACCTGACACAGGGAAAATCCTTATTGGAAAGCATACAGCTCTGTACCGGAATTCTTGAGGAATGGGAAAAGCATACCGAAGTAAAACAGGCAGTCCAAACGGTACTGATATGCCACAACCAAGGAATTTCAGCAGATTTAAAGCCTGAAGATATCGCACAATTCGGTGAGGGCTGGGTGGCAGAAGAAGCCTTGGCTATCAGTCTGTATTGCGCACTAAGGTACCCTAGTAATTTTGATAAAGGGGTGATTGCAGCTATTAATCATGGTGGAGACTCGGACAGCACCGGCTCCCTTACTGGCAATATTTTAGGCCTGATCAATGGTCTGGGAGGAATTCCTGAACCTTGGAAACAAAAATTAAAATACGCAGACATCGTTTTGGATATGGGAAAGGACTTGGCCATTGGCATAAAAGGTAACAGTTATGAAGAGGATGAAGATTGGTGGGAAAGGTATCCTGGATTTTAA
- a CDS encoding zeta toxin family protein has product MTKRMRIFAGPNGSGKSSIIKAIRNTEVQAGKTLDFGIYINADDIAQNLYVNGLDFSTYKIMYGQGEFEEIVQNSGLLRREFPLSRLLQCIKVSNNRLKVIRKVADEKNDNPYERIAQILADFLRKKLLKEGVKFSFETVFSHPSKVAIIKQAKEEGYKVYLYFVSTEDPTINVHRVKKVRVPQDGHDVPEGKIIDMYYRSMDLLYEAAQHCYQAYFLIIQKKENGITYLHNSS; this is encoded by the coding sequence ATGACCAAACGAATGCGAATATTTGCAGGGCCCAACGGTTCAGGCAAAAGTTCCATAATAAAAGCCATTAGAAATACCGAAGTTCAAGCTGGTAAAACACTGGACTTCGGTATTTATATTAATGCCGATGATATAGCCCAAAATCTCTATGTCAATGGGCTTGATTTTTCTACTTATAAAATAATGTATGGTCAGGGCGAGTTTGAGGAAATTGTTCAAAATTCTGGATTGCTTAGAAGGGAGTTTCCACTATCGAGGCTACTTCAATGCATAAAAGTATCCAATAACCGTTTAAAGGTTATTCGAAAAGTTGCCGATGAAAAGAACGACAACCCCTATGAAAGAATCGCCCAAATACTGGCTGATTTTTTAAGAAAGAAGCTATTAAAAGAAGGAGTGAAATTTTCCTTCGAAACGGTTTTTTCCCATCCGAGTAAAGTAGCCATCATCAAACAGGCCAAGGAAGAAGGGTATAAGGTTTACCTTTACTTTGTTTCCACAGAGGATCCAACAATAAATGTTCATAGGGTAAAGAAAGTCAGAGTTCCCCAAGATGGACACGATGTCCCGGAAGGCAAGATTATTGACATGTATTATCGCTCCATGGATTTGTTATACGAGGCAGCTCAGCATTGTTACCAGGCCTATTTTTTGATAATTCAAAAGAAGGAGAACGGCATAACCTATTTGCACAATTCAAGCTGA
- a CDS encoding PAS domain-containing protein — MLQDINIFYVSISLVPALFNAAIFCYIFYVYPSTRETNIFLLFLVSLIVWQIQDTLMRLNIDYETACHISRSLDFGWMFIGALILHFLCYYTNHHVIKNRSFLIIIYGVSALLYICYLANLDEVILSYDKNWGYITGIRPGSYDLLSRAWVAILALASLGILVVEYFNKRNSPIMRKQILVLFLGAFLPVLQGAVTQLYFSAVGMTDIPVTSTTLTCFSFASVIALRKFKLFDVSSSIASGKIVKQIENGVMALSPDDKIVYLNPSACKLFGVDRHDGDLGTLKKFFETESAYKNFLKDLRFQLGKRKMESCSAQLISQDGKLLQILFTASVFDYGMGKKGTLVIFNDITELKEANHVIQMVNKRYDFITRASEEAVWEWSFEDKTIYWNENYEGLFGHKAPFGKSSYQHWIDQLHPEDKDRVLDKMNEHISKKLETRWEEKYRFRKSDGTYANVFDKGFIIYDEHGEAVRMVGTMQDLSKIKVYIDKIERQNQEFTEITWMQSHEVRAPLSRLMGMVNYIKEYGYDEEADKCFLNEIAASCDELDRVVHRIIDRVQKLRN, encoded by the coding sequence ATGTTGCAAGACATTAACATATTTTACGTTTCTATCTCATTGGTTCCAGCATTGTTTAATGCAGCTATATTTTGCTATATCTTTTATGTATACCCCAGTACCAGGGAGACCAATATTTTTCTGTTGTTTTTGGTTTCATTAATTGTTTGGCAAATACAAGATACCTTAATGAGGTTGAATATTGATTATGAAACCGCCTGCCATATTTCCCGATCATTGGATTTTGGATGGATGTTCATCGGTGCCTTGATACTTCATTTTTTGTGTTACTATACCAACCACCATGTCATCAAAAACCGATCTTTCCTTATAATTATTTATGGAGTTTCGGCCTTATTGTACATTTGCTATCTGGCCAATTTGGATGAAGTAATCCTCAGCTATGACAAAAACTGGGGATACATTACCGGGATTCGTCCAGGTTCTTATGACCTGCTTAGCCGGGCTTGGGTAGCAATTTTGGCCTTGGCTAGCCTGGGGATACTGGTGGTAGAATATTTTAACAAGCGAAATAGCCCCATCATGAGAAAACAGATACTGGTGTTATTTTTGGGCGCATTTCTTCCCGTCCTTCAAGGTGCCGTTACCCAACTTTATTTTTCTGCAGTAGGCATGACTGATATACCGGTAACTTCTACTACCCTTACTTGTTTTTCCTTTGCCTCAGTTATTGCGCTGAGGAAATTTAAACTGTTTGACGTATCATCGTCGATCGCCTCTGGCAAGATCGTAAAACAGATCGAAAATGGTGTGATGGCCCTTTCTCCTGATGACAAAATCGTATACCTCAATCCCAGCGCATGCAAATTATTTGGAGTAGACAGGCATGACGGGGATCTCGGCACCTTAAAGAAGTTTTTTGAAACGGAATCAGCATATAAAAATTTCTTGAAAGACCTTCGGTTCCAATTGGGCAAAAGGAAAATGGAAAGCTGTAGCGCCCAATTGATCTCCCAAGACGGAAAACTGCTGCAAATACTATTTACCGCCAGTGTGTTTGACTATGGAATGGGCAAAAAAGGCACCCTCGTGATTTTCAATGACATCACCGAACTAAAAGAGGCCAACCACGTCATTCAAATGGTCAATAAACGGTATGACTTTATCACCAGGGCATCCGAAGAAGCAGTTTGGGAGTGGTCATTCGAGGATAAAACGATCTATTGGAATGAAAACTACGAAGGATTATTCGGGCATAAAGCCCCCTTTGGGAAGTCCTCATACCAGCATTGGATAGACCAATTGCATCCAGAAGACAAAGACCGTGTTTTGGACAAGATGAACGAGCATATTTCCAAAAAGCTAGAAACACGCTGGGAAGAAAAATACCGTTTTCGCAAATCTGACGGCACATACGCCAACGTATTTGACAAAGGGTTCATCATCTATGATGAACATGGAGAAGCCGTAAGAATGGTCGGCACGATGCAAGATCTCTCCAAGATAAAAGTTTATATAGACAAGATCGAGCGTCAAAACCAAGAATTCACTGAAATTACCTGGATGCAGTCCCATGAAGTAAGGGCTCCGCTATCAAGACTGATGGGAATGGTAAATTATATCAAAGAATACGGATATGACGAGGAAGCTGACAAATGTTTTTTAAATGAAATAGCAGCTTCATGTGACGAGTTGGACCGAGTAGTGCACCGTATAATCGACAGGGTCCAGAAACTAAGAAATTAA
- a CDS encoding DUF4221 family protein, with the protein MFYQFTRYITCFLLASFLFSCNSKSDNNNAFTSGTLTDLVKDTLYLEKDINTQWLGTDFTYLEKGGKKLLCQFNDRRLLVYDYTLGDLLSAQSFEEEGPNGIGSFISGSLISQDSMLVLSGGKQLIIADHGGKVLSRHDLPTHESTVRGSSHYATFVHNPIHLKGNKVTVTDVPFVLKAPMLEYEKWLLKYDLETGEEGYVRFTFPEKYEGFLDDSEFCHYSHAYSDNKKEHYVSFAADDKLLCIKDGKRVWVDAGSEEPMEFLRGTTEKSGEYIVFNPNPESSQYGTLQYSPWHKVLVRAVKLGMDLERQVESRSFIVLDERLAKTAELTFTSDEFSALGFFTPNGFYLKLAQQQSDDKIGYARIVLPGMG; encoded by the coding sequence ATGTTCTACCAATTTACCAGATATATTACCTGTTTCTTACTTGCCAGCTTTCTTTTCAGCTGCAATAGTAAATCAGACAATAACAATGCATTTACGTCCGGCACACTGACGGATTTAGTAAAGGATACTTTGTATCTCGAGAAAGATATAAATACACAATGGCTGGGCACTGATTTTACATACCTGGAAAAAGGAGGAAAGAAACTGCTTTGCCAGTTTAATGACCGCAGGTTGTTGGTATATGACTATACATTGGGTGATCTCCTGTCTGCCCAATCCTTTGAGGAGGAAGGCCCCAATGGCATTGGCAGTTTTATTTCGGGCAGTTTGATCAGCCAAGACAGCATGTTGGTCCTATCAGGAGGAAAGCAGCTGATCATAGCAGATCATGGTGGAAAGGTGCTCAGCAGACACGACCTTCCTACCCATGAAAGCACCGTGCGGGGAAGCTCCCATTATGCTACGTTTGTCCATAATCCGATTCACTTAAAAGGGAACAAAGTCACTGTTACTGATGTCCCCTTTGTACTGAAAGCACCTATGTTGGAATATGAAAAGTGGCTCTTGAAGTATGATTTGGAGACTGGTGAGGAGGGTTACGTACGTTTTACGTTTCCTGAGAAGTATGAAGGTTTTTTGGATGACTCGGAATTTTGTCATTATTCCCACGCTTATTCGGACAACAAAAAGGAGCATTATGTTTCATTTGCAGCGGATGATAAACTACTCTGCATTAAAGATGGAAAACGTGTTTGGGTGGATGCGGGAAGTGAAGAGCCAATGGAATTTCTTAGAGGGACAACCGAAAAAAGCGGTGAATATATTGTCTTCAATCCTAATCCTGAATCCAGCCAATATGGAACGTTACAGTACAGCCCTTGGCATAAGGTATTGGTAAGAGCGGTCAAATTAGGGATGGATTTAGAGCGGCAAGTTGAAAGCCGTAGCTTTATTGTTCTGGATGAACGCTTAGCAAAAACCGCTGAGCTGACCTTTACATCTGATGAGTTTTCAGCCTTGGGATTTTTTACACCCAATGGTTTTTACCTGAAACTTGCCCAGCAGCAAAGTGATGATAAAATAGGATATGCAAGGATTGTTTTGCCCGGGATGGGGTAG